One segment of Solanum stenotomum isolate F172 chromosome 1, ASM1918654v1, whole genome shotgun sequence DNA contains the following:
- the LOC125869952 gene encoding S-adenosylmethionine decarboxylase proenzyme 4 → MAVSGFEGFEKRLELHFSGDDPIIRMGGLRQLDFESIEEILNAVQCTVVSAVGNQYFDSYVLSESSLFVYSTKIIIKTCGTTQLLKSILPLIQYTSELGFIMSECRYTRGNFIFPKAQPYPHTNFNDEIFYLQEQLPIHLCYRKASVMPSKFISHSWHVFTACNEEPNNDLFTIEVCMTELDRVLARKFIKHPNMASNEMTEVTGISEINPNALICDFVFDPCGYSMNGIDGDRYSTIHVTPEDGFSYASYECVGSIYDDPNDIINILKKVVQVFRPGTMSISTTSTSNEVWTRIAKAVEPLGMKCRSCTMDDFPSTGSVVFQTFTSYRK, encoded by the coding sequence ATGGCTGTTTCTGGTTTCGAAGGATTCGAAAAGAGACTTGAACTACACTTCTCTGGCGATGATCCAATCATCCGAATGGGTGGTCTCCGTCAACTGGACTTCGAATCAATTGAAGAAATACTAAATGCAGTGCAATGTACTGTAGTATCAGCTGTTGGGAATCAATACTTTGATTCTTACGTATTATCGGAATCAAGCCTCTTTGTTTACTCAACTAAAATTATCATTAAAACATGTGGAACTACTCAGCTATTGAAATCAATTCTTCCATTGATTCAATATACATCCGAATTGGGATTCATTATGAGTGAATGTAGGTATACTCGAGGGAATTTCATTTTCCCCAAAGCTCAACCTTACCCACACACAAATTTCAACGATgagatattttatttacaaGAACAATTACCGATTCATCTTTGTTATAGAAAAGCCTCTGTTATGCCATCAAAATTCATTTCTCATTCGTGGCATGTATTCACTGCTTGTAACGAAGAACCTAACAACGATCTCTTCACTATTGAAGTTTGTATGACAGAGCTTGATCGGGTACTTGCTAGGAAGTTTATTAAGCATCCAAATATGGCTTCAAATGAAATGACGGAAGTTACTGGAATTTCGGAAATTAACCCAAATGCTTTgatttgtgattttgtttttgatcCTTGTGGATATTCCATGAATGGCATTGATGGAGATCGTTATTCTACGATTCATGTTACCCCTGAAGATGGATTTAGTTATGCAAGTTATGAATGTGTTGGATCAATTTACGATGATCCCAATGATATTATTAACATATTGAAGAAAGTGGTGCAAGTTTTCCGGCCGGGAACTATGTCGATTTCGACTACGTCCACCAGCAATGAGGTTTGGACGAGAATTGCTAAAGCTGTTGAACCACTAGGGATGAAATGCCGGAGCTGCACAATGGATGATTTTCCGTCAACCGGAAGTGTGGTGTTTCAGACTTTTACATCTTACCGGAAGTAG